One genomic region from Populus nigra chromosome 8, ddPopNigr1.1, whole genome shotgun sequence encodes:
- the LOC133701706 gene encoding protein HEADING DATE 3B-like, producing MRGAKDEEKMTSPMFPRLHVNDAEKGGPRAPPRNKMALYEQLCIPSQRFSSGSGSMLPVLPNIGSSLAPSISSSHGTGHERSVFTPVSNSPTPLHLTEKLFYYSSGGVKSSALMTSQEEKFVEVTNDQNLNTSRPLSFSATCNSFQSHKVSDIKNFSWKKLGDENDSRFHSSAQSGSNLSCNNSQRSKDQENQHCLNLSFSVQFQNTTETQKKKTGTINVKEIDHMRIQIEDNGKVFEACQNSMEKFATVTSIKDKPSVSSPSGKIRSTKSLKRTYSSSNQEYRKNSVNVLKCLPGTNEQLNQELATMPDKTVIGDNILVEYRVVTGKENPSKVRSELYSRALLQDDNKNRCGLEKRSNYREDKQSGSLKAGDLERNDDAAETSMVDSVTALEITPDDVVGVIGEKQFWKARSAIVNQQRVFATQVFELHRLIKVQKLIAGSPRLLLEDNFYVGRASLKVSQINKVPPKCAMVDKPKDHSQKQHTSADFAGENVVGKLPLPSTNDETSKEPISQRSNYSGSAPPAPVATTAKPSPWCYPPPGNQWLVPVMSPSEGLVYKPYAGPCPPVSRFMAPVYGSCGPISLAPGGGDFLNAAYSVSASNHEEIGIFPGNPHFGQTFFQPFGMPVMNPSACDSAVEQISPRIGPQSKDNQLAVGDINFNIPLQSSCNMSNKMSRVSSCCVENFQGLKESEIQGSSAGSLSKMPKANALPLFPMEPTLQASYPNAQTNQQQARVIKVVPHNPRSATESAARIFQSIQEERKQYD from the exons GGGACTGGCCATGAAAGGAGTGTTTTTACTCCAGTTAGTAACTCCCCAACACCTTTGCATTTGACTGAGaagcttttttattattcctcTGGAGGAGTTAAGTCAAGCGCTCTGATGACAAGTCAAGAAGAAAAATTTGTGGAAGTTACAAATGATCAAAACTTGAATACCTCACGGCCATTGTCATTCAGTGCTACTTGCAATTCATTTCAATCACATAAGGTCTCCGACATTAAGAACTTTTCATGGAAGAAGCTTGGAGATGAAAATGACTCTAGATTTCATAGCTCTGCCCAGTCAGGATCAAATCTTTCTTGTAACAACAGTCAGCGCAGTAAAGATCAAGAAAATCAGCATTGTTTGAACTTGAGCTTCTCTGTGCAATTTCAAAATACTACTGAAACCCAGAAGAAAAAAACTGGCACCATAAATGTAAAGGAAATAGACCATATGAGAATACAAATAGAAGACAATGGAAAAGTATTCGAGGCTTGTCAGAATTCCATGGAAAAATTTGCTACAGTCACATCAATTAAAGATAAACCTTCAGTATCAAGCCCATCAGGAAAAATTAGAAGTACCAAATCATTAAAGCGAACATATTCATCTTCAAATCAAGAGTATAGAAAGAATTCAGTGAATGTCCTCAAATGCTTACCTGGTACAAATGAACAGTTGAATCAAGAGCTTGCCACAATGCCTGACAAGACTGTCATCGGGGATAATATTTTGGTGGAATACAGAGTTGTCACAGGCAAGGAAAATCCCTCCAAGGTGAGAAGTGAATTATATTCAAGGGCATTGCTTCAAGATGATAACAAAAATCGTTGTGGGCTTGAGAAAAGAAGCAATTACCGTGAAGACAAGCAATCTGGGTCGTTGAAAGCAGGAGATCTTGAAAGGAATGATGATGCTGCAGAAACTTCCATGGTGGACTCCGTAACTGCTCTGGAGATTACTCCTGATGATGTTGTAGGAGTAATAGGTGAGAAACAATTCTGGAAAGCAAGAAGTGCTATCGTCAA TCAACAAAGAGTCTTTGCCACGCAAGTATTTGAGTTGCATAGACTCATAAAG GTTCAAAAATTGATTGCTGGATCTCCGCGTCTATTGCTTGAAGATAACTTTTATGTGGGAAGAGCTTCCTTGAAGGTATCCCAGATCAACAAGGTACCGCCTAAGTGTGCCATGGTTGATAAACCAAAAGATCATTCACAAAAGCAGCATACGAGCGCTGACTTTGCAGGAGAGAATGTAGTTGGGAAGCTTCCCCTTCCTTCCACAAATGATGAAACTAGTAAAGAACCTATTAGCCAGCGATCAAATTATTCAGGAAGTGCACCACCAGCTCCTGTGGCTACCACCGCCAAACCATCTCCATGGTGTTACCCACCACCAGGAAATCAGTGGCTAGTGCCTGTCATGTCACCTTCTGAGGGACTTGTTTACAAGCCCTATGCAGGACCATGTCCTCCAGTTTCTAGATTCATGGCACCAGTTTATGGCAGCTGTGGTCCAATCAGCCTTGCTCCAGGTGGCGGAGACTTTTTGAATGCAGCATACAGTGTTTCAGCTTCTAACCATGAAGAAATTGGTATCTTTCCTGGAAACCCTCATTTTGGGCAGACTTTCTTTCAGCCGTTCGGCATGCCAGTCATGAACCCTTCAGCATGCGACTCTGCAGTAGAGCAGATTAGCCCTCGCATTGGACCACAGTCAAAGGACAATCAGTTAGCAGTTGGAGACATTAATTTCAACATCCCTCTTCAGAGTTCATGTAACATGTCAAACAAGATGAGCAGAGTGAGCTCCTGTTGTGTTGAGAATTTTCAAGGATTAAAAGAAAGTGAGATCCAGGGAAGTTCTGCAGGGAGTCTCTCTAAGATGCCCAAAGCAAATGCGCTTCCTCTTTTTCCGATGGAACCAACACTTCAAGCATCCTATCCAAATGCACAAACAAATCAGCAGCAGGCACGTGTGATTAAGGTTGTACCTCACAACCCTAGATCAGCAACTGAATCAGCTGCCCGAATTTTCCAATCCATACAAGAAGAGAGAAAACAGTATGATTAG